A window from Deltaproteobacteria bacterium encodes these proteins:
- a CDS encoding GNAT family N-acetyltransferase has product MVEDNIAGAVSRVQLKVAIEKDVEPAVEQLSGHMNEQQRSAFRDKLQRYVRKSDRDLFLAVSGYRILGFLTVIARGHIEDPMFAPPPQWMQDYACCTGLLVHPEFRRQGIGSTLHRRGEQWAREKGRAGYWLLTHRKADWYRRHFGYHEVCSLKVKGVKKRIMAKRFPPSGQH; this is encoded by the coding sequence ATGGTTGAAGACAATATTGCCGGAGCAGTGTCCAGGGTTCAACTCAAAGTGGCAATCGAAAAAGATGTAGAACCTGCCGTAGAACAGTTGAGCGGTCACATGAATGAGCAACAGCGAAGCGCCTTCCGCGACAAACTACAGCGCTATGTGCGCAAATCTGATCGGGATCTATTTCTCGCGGTTAGCGGTTATAGAATCCTTGGTTTTCTCACGGTCATTGCCCGTGGGCATATTGAAGATCCTATGTTTGCTCCACCTCCACAGTGGATGCAGGACTATGCCTGCTGCACCGGCTTACTGGTGCACCCTGAATTCCGCAGGCAGGGCATTGGCAGCACTCTCCATCGTCGTGGTGAACAGTGGGCCAGGGAAAAGGGGCGGGCTGGCTATTGGCTTCTCACTCACCGCAAGGCCGATTGGTACCGACGTCATTTCGGCTACCATGAAGTTTGCAGTCTGAAGGTGAAGGGTGTTAAGAAAAGGATTATGGCCAAAAGGTTTCCCCCCAGCGGGCAACATTAG